The Microcoleus sp. FACHB-68 genomic interval TTAAATGGCCCAACAATCTCACTTGTAATCCAGCCGCCGTAAAAATCTCCAGGCTGTGGCTGCACTTTTTCACCATCCACATAACAAGCTTCCATCCGACTCGGATAAAAAGCAACATAATCTTTAAGAGAAGCAAAAGCCGGTGTTGGATTTGGATAAAACCAACCGGCATCTCGTACTTGCTGATCACCGGCACTCACCGTATAGTAGCCGGCACGTCCTTTCCATTCACAAAAACTTGATTGGGGAGTCTTAGAAAGATACTCCATCTTAATATCTTCTGGGGGAATATAATAAACCGGCGGGTGACTGGTTTCTAATACCCGTTTAGCGCGGTGCGTGTCAGCAATTGTAATGCCATTAAAAATTACTTTAATATGCTTAGACGAGTCCTCCAAGCGAGGGGGACGTGGATAATCCCAGACTGATTCTTGTCCTGGACTAGGTTCGATACGTTCGCGGCTCACTTTAACACTTTCCTCTTTGAAGATTGGTTGACAAATAATTAAATCAGATAGAAAGAATTCAGAAGATTTTTTTTCTCATTAACCTAACTTCTGAATTCTTTTTCTGATGCCGGCAGTTCGCCTTCCCTAAGTAGGGATCAGCTCGCCCGGACGCAATTTTGCCCACTTGCCCATCTCTTGCTTAAAACTCGCACACCCTACAACATCCCATTCCATTTCAATTTCATCCCCACGCGGACGAATATTAACATTAATCGTGGGTTCAATCGGTTCAAAATCTGGGGTTTCAGTAAGGTGACGTTCTTCATGCTGGGTTTCGACGGCATTATAAGTCAGGCAACGGTCTACATAGTGGCAGTTAACACAAATACACATGATTAAAGACCTCTTGACATTTCAACAGGTAGCTTGAAGAAATTCCTGATATTACAATTAAGACAAATTAGATTTGAGATTGCAATAAATCTGAGCTAAAAATTCTGGCAGCCGGCGCAGCTCAGCTTAAATTGTTATCAGCGATTAAAACATTTAGCCGGCTTAACAGGCTAGTCGCTTCCTGAGCTGGTTAATTTTTGTGACTATGCTGGCATTTTACACCGATAACCGATTGGTTCGCGCACTGCCCGGTTATGGGGCAAAATTTAAGTAT includes:
- a CDS encoding DUF427 domain-containing protein codes for the protein MSRERIEPSPGQESVWDYPRPPRLEDSSKHIKVIFNGITIADTHRAKRVLETSHPPVYYIPPEDIKMEYLSKTPQSSFCEWKGRAGYYTVSAGDQQVRDAGWFYPNPTPAFASLKDYVAFYPSRMEACYVDGEKVQPQPGDFYGGWITSEIVGPFKGGAGTWGW
- a CDS encoding Ycf34 family protein — protein: MCICVNCHYVDRCLTYNAVETQHEERHLTETPDFEPIEPTINVNIRPRGDEIEMEWDVVGCASFKQEMGKWAKLRPGELIPT